The genomic window GTGCGGCGCATTGCTTTGGGCGACGAGCCCGAGGCCTTCGACCTCTCGCCGGACGGCAAGGTCATCTATGTTTCGAACGAAGACGCGGGTGAAACCAGCTTCATCGACTCGGCCAGCGGCAAGAAGCTGCGCTCGGTGAAGGTGGGCGCGGAGCCGGAGGGCGTGAAGGTGAGCGCCGACGGCAAGACCCTGTACGTGACCTCCGAAGTGGCCAGCCTCGTGCACGTGATCGACACCGCCACCGGCAAGGTGGTGAAGAACATCAAGGCCGGCAAGCGTCCGCGGCGCATGGCGATCACGCCGGACGGAAAAGAGCTGTGGATCACCAACGAGCTGGGCGCGAGCGTCAGCATCGTCTCGACCGCCACCAACGAGGTGATCGACACGCTCAAGTTCGAAGTGAAGGGCGCGCGCGCCGAAGACATCACGCCCGTGGGCATCCAGATGACGAGCGACGGCAAGCGGGCCTTCGTGGGCCTGGGCCGTGCGAACCACGTGGCTTTTGTCGACGTGCCCGGCCGCAAGGTGGGCCCGCTGGTGCTGGTGGGCAAGCGGGCCTGGAACGTTACGCTCGACAAGGCGCAGGCGCGGCTCTACGTGGTCAACGGCCTGAGCGACGACGTGACCGTGGTCGACGTGGCCGGCGCCAAGGCCGTGAAGAGCGTTCCGGTAGGGCGCGTGCCCTATGGGCTCGTGATCGTCGAATGAGGATGCGCGCACCGGCACAAAGGTCAGCGGGCGCCTGGT from Variovorax paradoxus includes these protein-coding regions:
- a CDS encoding PQQ-dependent catabolism-associated beta-propeller protein codes for the protein MPQLSFLQCPGALLRAAASALALAAGGAALAQGTAYVSSEKDNALTMIDLATLTVKGTIATCKRARHIQLTPERQIMVACTDSNQADLIDPASGKSVRRIALGDEPEAFDLSPDGKVIYVSNEDAGETSFIDSASGKKLRSVKVGAEPEGVKVSADGKTLYVTSEVASLVHVIDTATGKVVKNIKAGKRPRRMAITPDGKELWITNELGASVSIVSTATNEVIDTLKFEVKGARAEDITPVGIQMTSDGKRAFVGLGRANHVAFVDVPGRKVGPLVLVGKRAWNVTLDKAQARLYVVNGLSDDVTVVDVAGAKAVKSVPVGRVPYGLVIVE